In the genome of Polaribacter sp. MED152, one region contains:
- the mnmG gene encoding tRNA uridine-5-carboxymethylaminomethyl(34) synthesis enzyme MnmG produces the protein MSLFSRTYDVIVVGGGHAGSEAAAAAANMGAHTLLITMNLQNIAQMSCNPAMGGIAKGQIIREIDALGGYSGIVTDKTAIQFKMLNKSKGPAMWSPRAQSDRMQFAECWRTMLEQTENVDFYQDSVNGLVFDGNKIIGVKTALGLEINAKTVIITAGTFLNGLIHIGDKSFGGGRAGEAASRGITEDLVAKGFEAGRMKTGTPPRVDGRSLDYSKMTEQPGDEITEKFSYLPTTTALKKQRSCWLTYTNPEVHNLLREGFDRSPMFNGRIQSSGPRYCPSVEDKVDRFATKERHQIFVEPEGWSTIEMYVNGFSTSLPEDIQDKAIRAVAGFENVKFLRYGYAIEYDFFQPTQLKHSLETKLIENLFFAGQINGTTGYEEAAAQGLMAGVNAALKVQGKDPFTLKRDEAYIAVLIDDLITKGTEEPYRMFTSRAEYRTLLRQDNADLRLTPKGFELGLASKERMDRVLEKQRKTDLLIQFLEKTSVKKEEVNPILEAKNLALINQSMKLFKIAARPQLDFSDFESVEKLSAFIEENDIDKEIIEQAEIHLKYSGYINKEKNNADKLNRLENVKIPASFNYQKLQSLSFEAREKLTKIQPTSISQASRISGVSPSDISVLLVYMGR, from the coding sequence ATGAGTTTATTTTCAAGAACATATGACGTTATTGTAGTTGGTGGTGGTCATGCAGGTAGTGAAGCTGCTGCTGCTGCTGCAAACATGGGTGCACACACCTTATTGATTACAATGAATTTGCAAAATATTGCTCAAATGAGTTGTAATCCAGCAATGGGTGGAATTGCCAAAGGTCAAATAATTAGAGAGATTGATGCTTTAGGTGGTTATAGTGGAATTGTTACTGATAAGACAGCGATTCAATTCAAGATGCTTAACAAATCTAAAGGACCTGCAATGTGGAGTCCAAGAGCTCAGTCAGACAGAATGCAGTTTGCTGAATGTTGGAGAACCATGTTAGAGCAAACTGAAAATGTAGATTTTTATCAAGATTCTGTGAATGGTTTAGTGTTTGATGGTAATAAAATTATTGGTGTGAAAACAGCTTTAGGTTTAGAGATCAATGCTAAAACAGTAATTATAACTGCTGGTACATTTTTAAATGGTTTAATTCATATAGGTGATAAAAGTTTTGGAGGAGGTAGAGCAGGTGAAGCTGCTTCTAGAGGAATAACTGAAGATTTAGTGGCTAAAGGTTTTGAGGCTGGAAGAATGAAAACAGGAACACCTCCTAGAGTAGATGGTAGGTCTTTAGACTATTCTAAAATGACTGAACAACCAGGAGATGAAATCACAGAAAAGTTTTCTTATTTACCCACAACTACTGCTTTAAAAAAACAACGTTCTTGCTGGCTAACTTATACAAATCCAGAAGTACATAATTTGTTACGAGAAGGCTTTGATAGATCACCAATGTTTAATGGTAGAATTCAATCTTCAGGACCAAGATATTGCCCATCAGTTGAAGATAAAGTAGATCGTTTTGCAACTAAAGAAAGACATCAGATTTTTGTAGAGCCAGAAGGATGGTCTACTATTGAAATGTATGTAAATGGTTTTTCAACTTCTTTACCAGAAGATATTCAAGATAAAGCAATTCGTGCTGTAGCTGGTTTTGAAAACGTAAAGTTTTTGAGATATGGTTATGCTATTGAATATGACTTTTTTCAACCAACTCAGCTGAAACATTCTTTAGAAACTAAGTTGATTGAAAACTTATTTTTTGCTGGTCAAATTAATGGTACAACTGGTTATGAAGAAGCAGCAGCTCAAGGATTAATGGCTGGTGTAAATGCGGCTTTAAAAGTACAAGGTAAAGATCCATTTACATTAAAACGTGATGAGGCATATATTGCTGTTTTAATTGATGATTTAATCACAAAAGGAACAGAAGAGCCATATAGAATGTTTACTTCTAGAGCTGAATATAGAACGCTGTTAAGACAAGACAATGCAGACTTAAGATTAACACCTAAGGGATTTGAGCTTGGTTTAGCTTCTAAAGAACGTATGGATCGAGTTTTAGAGAAGCAACGAAAAACAGATTTGTTAATTCAGTTTTTAGAGAAAACTAGTGTTAAAAAGGAAGAGGTTAATCCAATATTAGAGGCTAAAAATTTAGCACTAATTAATCAATCTATGAAGCTTTTTAAAATTGCTGCTAGACCGCAATTAGATTTTTCTGATTTTGAATCTGTGGAAAAGTTAAGTGCTTTTATAGAAGAGAATGATATAGATAAAGAGATAATAGAACAGGCAGAAATTCACCTTAAATATTCTGGTTATATCAACAAAGAAAAGAACAATGCTGATAAGTTAAATCGTTTAGAGAATGTAAAAATTCCTGCATCATTTAATTATCAAAAACTACAATCTTTATCTTTTGAAGCTCGCGAAAAATTAACCAAGATTCAACCAACGTCTATTTCTCAAGCTAGCAGAATAAGTGGAGTTTCACCTAGTGATATTTCTGTTTTGTTGGTGTATATGGGTAGGTAG